CTGATCAGCGTGGACTGGAACGACCGGACATCCGGACGGAGACCGAATTGATCGAGTGGTTGATGACGAAAGGGGTGAGCGAATGATCGTCGGACAACATATTCCCGGTCAGTCGTACTTGCATCGCTCGTCAGCACTCGCGAAGATCATCTTTGCTTTCTGCTTCATTCCGCTCGTCTTTCTCGCGAACAATGCAGCAACGAACATCTTTTTACTCATTTTTACGTTTCTCGCACTCATGAGTAGTCGCTTACCGCTTCGTTATGTTCTAAAGGGACTACGCCCGATTCTGTTCCTGATCGTCTTTACGTTCGTCATCCAACTGTTCTTCACGCGCGAAGGTGCCGTCCTCTTTGAGTTCGGCTGGCTCCGGATCTACGAAGAAGGACTTCGACTCGCGATCATCGTCTCATTACGTTTCTTCTATCTCGTCTCGATCACGACGCTCGTCACGCTGACGACCTCACCGATCGAATTGACAGATGCGATTGAATTGTTGTTGAAGCCGTTCAAGGTCGTCCGTGTCCCGACGCATGAGATCGCCTTAATGTTATCGATCTCACTTCGGTTCTTACCAACCTTAGCGGAGGAGACAGAGAAAATCATGAAGGCACAGCAAGCACGTGGTGTCGATTTGTCAGCAGGACCAATCAAGGAGCGCTTACGGGCGATCATTCCGTTATTGATTCCCTTGTTCATCTCCGCCTTTAAGCGGGCAGAGGATCTTGCGACAGCGATGGAAGCGCGGGGGTACCGTGGAGGAGAGGGACGGACACGTCTACGGGAGTCCAAGTGGACGATGCGGGATACGGGTCTGATGATCCTACTCGTCCTCCTGACGATCAGTTTAGTAGGATTGCGAGGGATCGGGTAATGCGTCGTTTAAAATGTACGATTCAGTATGACGGAACCGGCTACGCCGGGTATCAGGTGCAACCAAACGGATTGACGATTCAAGAAGTGATTGAAACGACGCTTGCGCGGATGCACAAACATCCCGTCAAGGTCATCGGGTCGGGACGGACGGATGCGAGAGTGCATGCCTACGGACAAGTCATTCATTTTGATACGGAACTAGCGATTCCCCCGGAGAACGTCGTCAAGGCACTGAATACGCTCTTACCAGCGGATATTCGTGTCCGGAGCTGCGAGGAGGTCGAACCGACCTTTGAAGCACGTTACGATGTCGTAGGGAAGGAATACCGCTATTTCGTCCGCCGCGAAGAAAATGCGTTTCGTCGAAATCTGTCGGTTCATATCCCGTATCCGCTCGATCTCGAGCGCATCCGTCAAGGGATGGCACATCTCGTCGGGACGCACGACTTCAGTTCGTTCTGTGTCGCGAAGACGGAAACGGATAACCGGGTCCGGACGATTTACGAGGCAGAGTTGATGACGATCGGTGACGAACTCGTCTTTCGATTCCAGGGCAGTGGTTTTCTCTATAATCAAATCCGGATCATGGTCGGGACGTTACTTGACGTCGGACGCGGTCGTTTTGCACCAGAGGACATTAAAAAAATGTTGCTGGCAAAGGACCGGAACGTCGCAGGCGTGACGGCGCCTCCTCATGGACTCTATCTATGGGAAGTTTTCTATCCGGAGTGAAAAAAGGCAATTGACATTGGCTATTAAAAAACATACAATGTTTATTGGCATTTCATTTATTATGAAACCACAATCTTAGCCCCGTACACCTAAGATTATGATAGATTCACCTAGTGAATAAATGAAAAATCAAAAACAGAACTTTTAATTCCTTAGGAGGTATTTTACATGCGCACAACTTTCATGGCGAAAGCTACTGATGTAGAACGCAAATGGCTCCTTATCGACGCTGAAGGTAAAACACTCGGTCGCCTTGCGAGCGAAGTTTCATCACTTCTCCGTGGTAAGCACAAGCCTACGTTCACACCACACGTTGACTGTGGGGATAACGTTATCCTCATCAACGTTGAGAAAATCGTTTTAACTGGTAACAAACTCGACAAAAAAGTCTACTACCGTCACTCTGGTCATCCAGGCGGCTTAAAGCAGACTGTTGCACGCGATATGCTTGCTAACAAACCTGAGCGCATGCTTGAACTCGCGATCAAAGGGATGCTTCCAAAAGGTAGCCTCGGTCGTCAAATGTTCAACAAACTCCACGTCTACGCTGGAGCTGCACACAAGCACGAAGCACAACAACCAGAAGTTTACGAACTTCGCGGTTAATACGAATTTAGGAGGAACTACACGATGGCAGATGTACGTTACTACGGCACTGGTCGCCGGAAACACGCGGCAGCGCGCGTTTTCCTCGTTGCTGGAGACGGTAAAGTCACAGTTAACGGTCGCGATATCAGCGAATACTTCGGTTATGAGACATTGATCATGACTGCAAAAGAACCACTCGTAATCACAGAAACAGAAGGCAAGTACGATGTAATCGTAACGGTCAAAGGCGGCGGCTTCACTGGTCAAGCAGGCGCTATCCGTCACGGTATCTCACGTGCTCTTCTTCAAGCGGATCCAGAATTCCGCGGCGCACTCAAAGCGAAAGGCTTCTTGACTCGTGATGCTCGTATGAAAGAGCGTAAAAAATACGGTCTTAAAGCAGCTCGTCGTGCACCACAATTCTCGAAACGTTAATTCTTTTCGAATCCCTCTCACCCTTGTGGTGGGAGGTTTTTTTGTGCACTAAAAAACCGCTCTCCTGACGAAGTGTCAGAACAGCGATTCAAGTCAAGTCGATTTAGTGGAGCGTAATCGGTGCAACACCGTCAGAAGAAGATAGAGGATGACGATCGTCAGCGGGATGCTCCAAACAAAGAGAGATTGTATGAATTGGGTAGGTGTATGTGTCGTCGCTTGACCGACATGTCCCGTAAAAGAGGTTTCTTCACTCAAGACGGTTGCATTGTCCGGTAACTCCGTCTTGGTAGCTACGGTCGGTTGCAGCGTCAGATACAGGACGAAGCTAAGATGTAAGAGACAGGTGACGCCAAGTGTCCAAATGATGCGTTTTTTCATAGGATGCTCCTTTTGATATGAGTTAAAATCATTCTGCATTCCATAAGTATAGCGGATTTTGTTTTCGGGAACAGGAGACAAAGGGAGTGAGCATAGATGGCATTATCGATCAGCTGGTTACTCGAGCGAGCGAATCGGAAGTTGAATGCTTCGGGACTTTCACGAGAAGTCGCCAAACGGACGCAAGAGGTCATCCGGGAGATGCATGCGCAAGGGATTTATGTCGGCGTCGCACAAGGGTACCGATCCATTGCAGAACAGAATCGGTTGTACGCACAGGGACGGACACTACCGGGACCAATCGTAACGAATGCACGTGGGGGACAATCGAGTCATAACCGCGGAATTGCCGTCGACCTTTTTCAATATTCCCAAGACGGTACACAAGCGCTGTTTCGAAACGATCAAAGCTTTCAAAAGATTGTTGCTGCGATGAAACGACGTGGCTTTTCTTGGGGTGGGGACTGGACGAGCTTTAAGGACTATCCACACTTTGAATTACTAGGAGTGTCTGAAGAAACGCCGAATCACTCTCGTGCGATCGTTCCGTATCCAGGTCGTCCGTTGTATCAAGGTGCAGCCAATATGAATCCGCGGGATATCGAACGAATTCAGCGTGCAGTCAAAGCAACCGTGACTCGGCGCTTTGATGCAGAGACGGCTCAGAAGGTGCGCGCCTATCAAACACGTCAAGGACTTGATGTCGATGGTGTCGTGGGTCCTGGTACATGGAACCGAATGTTCTAAAACGAGTGAATGATCGAGTGAAATGATGAAAACCGACACTGGACATGGAAAAGTCATCCTTTCCGGTGTCGAAATGTGCAAGCGCTCTCTTATTTTTGTTATACTAATAAGGATTAAATCGAACGTTTTCAGGGGGAAGGCACTATGTTGAATGAACAAGAAATTCGCGAGGTAGTCGGAACGCTCGTCGATCCGACGATTGACCGCCCGCTTGCAGATACGAACGGCATTCGTGACGTCCGGATTAAAGGTGATTATGTCAGTCTGAAAATCGCTTTAGCTCAATCTGGTTCTGGGGAGCAACTCGTGCTCCAACAGCAAATCGTCAAGGAACTAAAAGAAAAAGGATTCAAGACGGTTGGACTCCGTTTTGAGGCACTTGGTGACCACGGGATCCAAGCAGCAACGACACCGTCGATCCTCAAACCAGAATCCGGTACGACGTTCATCGCGATCGCTTCTGGTAAAGGGGGCGTCGGGAAATCAACGGTTTCCGTTAACTTAGCAGTTGCCCTCGCACGAGCAGGGAAGAAAGTCGGCTTGATTGATGCCGATATCTACGGCTTTAGTGTCCCGGACATGATGGGGATCGAAACACGTCCGACTGTCGTTAACGACCGAATCGTTCCACCAGAACGCTTTGGCGTCAAAGTCATCTCGATGGGCTTCTTCGTTGAAGATAATGCACCCGTCATCTGGCGGGGACCAATGCTCGGGAAGATGCTGAACAACTTCTTCGCGGACGTCGAATGGGGCGATCTCGATTACTTGTTGCTTGATCTTCCGCCGGGAACAGGGGATGTTGCGCTCGATATTCATTCGATGCTCCCGAGCTGTCAGGAAGTCATCGTCACGACACCTCATGCGACAGCCGCTTTTGTTGCAGCACGAGCAGGAGCAATGGCGATCAAGACGAACCACCGTCTCCTCGGTATCGTCGAGAACATGGCATACTTTGAAAGCAAAGTGACAGGCGAAAAAGAATATGTCTTCGGCAGTGGTGGCGGAGAAAGGTTGTCAGAAGCGTTAAAAACCGATATTCTAGCTAAGATTCCACTTGGACAACCATATGCGAATGATGCGGACTTCGCCCCATCGATCTATCGCGATGATCATCCATTTGAGACGTACTATAATGAACTCGCCATGCGTGTCATCGAAAAAGTAGAGGGATAAGAATGAAGATTAAAGGATTTTTGAAGCTGTTTTGGATGACGCTCCTAATCGGAACGCTCGCTGGCTTCGTGTTTAACTTGGTAACAGAACCTGGATATATCCGAAATCAATCGATTAGCGGATATGTGACGGCTCTCTCCTACAGTAGTACGTGGACTGCCATCAGTTTGATGGGATTCTTCTCGTACTTGATCTTACATCGTGTCGGACTCGATTTATTCCGCGGTGCAAAGCTTTGGAATCGTGTCCA
This region of Exiguobacterium acetylicum DSM 20416 genomic DNA includes:
- the rplM gene encoding 50S ribosomal protein L13, which translates into the protein MRTTFMAKATDVERKWLLIDAEGKTLGRLASEVSSLLRGKHKPTFTPHVDCGDNVILINVEKIVLTGNKLDKKVYYRHSGHPGGLKQTVARDMLANKPERMLELAIKGMLPKGSLGRQMFNKLHVYAGAAHKHEAQQPEVYELRG
- a CDS encoding energy-coupling factor transporter transmembrane component T family protein; amino-acid sequence: MIVGQHIPGQSYLHRSSALAKIIFAFCFIPLVFLANNAATNIFLLIFTFLALMSSRLPLRYVLKGLRPILFLIVFTFVIQLFFTREGAVLFEFGWLRIYEEGLRLAIIVSLRFFYLVSITTLVTLTTSPIELTDAIELLLKPFKVVRVPTHEIALMLSISLRFLPTLAEETEKIMKAQQARGVDLSAGPIKERLRAIIPLLIPLFISAFKRAEDLATAMEARGYRGGEGRTRLRESKWTMRDTGLMILLVLLTISLVGLRGIG
- a CDS encoding M15 family metallopeptidase codes for the protein MALSISWLLERANRKLNASGLSREVAKRTQEVIREMHAQGIYVGVAQGYRSIAEQNRLYAQGRTLPGPIVTNARGGQSSHNRGIAVDLFQYSQDGTQALFRNDQSFQKIVAAMKRRGFSWGGDWTSFKDYPHFELLGVSEETPNHSRAIVPYPGRPLYQGAANMNPRDIERIQRAVKATVTRRFDAETAQKVRAYQTRQGLDVDGVVGPGTWNRMF
- the rpsI gene encoding 30S ribosomal protein S9, coding for MADVRYYGTGRRKHAAARVFLVAGDGKVTVNGRDISEYFGYETLIMTAKEPLVITETEGKYDVIVTVKGGGFTGQAGAIRHGISRALLQADPEFRGALKAKGFLTRDARMKERKKYGLKAARRAPQFSKR
- a CDS encoding Mrp/NBP35 family ATP-binding protein — translated: MLNEQEIREVVGTLVDPTIDRPLADTNGIRDVRIKGDYVSLKIALAQSGSGEQLVLQQQIVKELKEKGFKTVGLRFEALGDHGIQAATTPSILKPESGTTFIAIASGKGGVGKSTVSVNLAVALARAGKKVGLIDADIYGFSVPDMMGIETRPTVVNDRIVPPERFGVKVISMGFFVEDNAPVIWRGPMLGKMLNNFFADVEWGDLDYLLLDLPPGTGDVALDIHSMLPSCQEVIVTTPHATAAFVAARAGAMAIKTNHRLLGIVENMAYFESKVTGEKEYVFGSGGGERLSEALKTDILAKIPLGQPYANDADFAPSIYRDDHPFETYYNELAMRVIEKVEG
- the truA gene encoding tRNA pseudouridine(38-40) synthase TruA yields the protein MRRLKCTIQYDGTGYAGYQVQPNGLTIQEVIETTLARMHKHPVKVIGSGRTDARVHAYGQVIHFDTELAIPPENVVKALNTLLPADIRVRSCEEVEPTFEARYDVVGKEYRYFVRREENAFRRNLSVHIPYPLDLERIRQGMAHLVGTHDFSSFCVAKTETDNRVRTIYEAELMTIGDELVFRFQGSGFLYNQIRIMVGTLLDVGRGRFAPEDIKKMLLAKDRNVAGVTAPPHGLYLWEVFYPE